One window of Pseudomonas sp. FP198 genomic DNA carries:
- a CDS encoding helix-turn-helix transcriptional regulator → MDYLLITARLGIQIRQCRSNRGLTQANLAALAGIPRQKVIAIEKGDVSVSMAAYARVLGALDCELAVTAAAMPTLDEIEGIFD, encoded by the coding sequence ATGGATTATTTGCTCATTACTGCCCGCCTTGGCATACAGATAAGGCAATGCCGTTCAAATCGCGGGCTGACCCAAGCGAATCTGGCTGCCTTGGCCGGCATCCCCCGGCAAAAGGTTATTGCCATCGAGAAGGGTGACGTGTCGGTAAGCATGGCTGCTTACGCACGAGTACTGGGAGCACTGGATTGCGAGCTGGCCGTGACAGCGGCCGCAATGCCGACACTGGATGAAATTGAAGGGATATTCGACTGA
- the pqqA gene encoding pyrroloquinoline quinone precursor peptide PqqA has protein sequence MSWSKPAYIDLRIGFEVTMYFASR, from the coding sequence ATGTCCTGGTCCAAACCCGCATATATCGACCTGCGTATCGGCTTCGAAGTCACCATGTACTTCGCCAGCCGTTGA
- the pqqC gene encoding pyrroloquinoline-quinone synthase PqqC, with product MTDTPLPTAEFEAALRAKGAYYHIHHPYHVAMYEGRATREQIQGWVANRFYYQVNIPLKDAAILANCPDREIRREWIQRLLDHDGAPGEDGGIEAWLRLGQAVGLDPDQLRSQELVLPGVRFAVDAYVNFARRASWQEAASSSLTELFAPQIHQSRLDSWPQHYPWIDPAGYEYFRTRLGQARRDVEHGLAITLQHYTTRAGQERMLEILQFKLDILWSMLDAMSMAYELKRPPYHSVTDQRVWHKGITL from the coding sequence ATGACTGACACCCCCCTGCCCACCGCCGAGTTCGAGGCGGCCCTGCGTGCCAAGGGCGCGTACTACCACATCCATCACCCCTACCACGTGGCGATGTATGAAGGCCGCGCCACGCGCGAGCAGATCCAGGGCTGGGTCGCGAACCGCTTCTACTACCAAGTGAATATTCCGCTCAAGGACGCCGCGATCCTGGCCAACTGCCCGGACCGGGAAATCCGTCGCGAGTGGATCCAGCGCCTGCTCGACCATGACGGCGCCCCCGGCGAAGACGGCGGCATCGAAGCCTGGCTGCGACTGGGCCAGGCAGTGGGCCTGGACCCCGATCAGCTGCGCTCGCAAGAGTTGGTGCTACCCGGCGTGCGCTTCGCCGTGGATGCCTACGTCAACTTCGCCCGCCGGGCCTCCTGGCAGGAAGCCGCCAGCAGCTCATTGACCGAACTGTTCGCCCCGCAGATCCACCAGTCGCGCCTGGATAGCTGGCCGCAGCATTACCCCTGGATCGACCCGGCCGGCTATGAATATTTCCGCACCCGCCTGGGCCAGGCTCGGCGTGATGTGGAGCATGGTCTCGCGATCACGTTGCAGCACTACACCACCCGCGCAGGCCAGGAGCGCATGCTGGAAATTCTCCAGTTCAAATTGGACATTCTCTGGAGCATGCTCGACGCCATGAGCATGGCTTACGAATTGAAACGCCCGCCCTATCACAGCGTGACCGATCAACGGGTGTGGCATAAAGGGATTACCTTATGA
- the pqqF gene encoding pyrroloquinoline quinone biosynthesis protein PqqF gives MPAPDYLRPHTETLANGLQVTLRHAPDLKRSAAVLRVAAGSHDAPEAWPGLAHFLEHLFFLGTERFPSGQNLMAYVRDHGGQVNARTSERTTDFFIELPPAALADGLKRLADMLAHPRLDEADQLREREVLHAEFIAWSGDAAAQHQVALYDGLSAAHPLRGFHAGNRDSLAVPQPEFQTALRGFHQRFYQSGQMTLSLAGPQSLETMKALADQFATSMPIGKAPTRQSPPRLMTAPGMVYQQVREGRLDLLFALEHLPGASPQALAFLCHWLNSSKPGGLLATLRQRGLADSLKASPLYEFAGQALLHIELKLDSGQVSSAIEPLLRDWLGFFAGHDDWAPLREEFNALLQRRQETATALQLARWDSEGSAGALSENDLIRIREILKQLQPADQVAEQWQLPSPNPFLQAPSEPPRAGLIRGQTSAHRGLRTFAQDRSRGRRERSPMQFSQALPDSRESAVYVRWQLETQVPLDFQPRLDRHLADLCEDARQAGVDITFETFSDRWLLKLVGLQAPMPLVLEHLLTKLDEPLPSVQARNETPPMPIRHLLRELPDHYQQNLRHAELPPPGGEQDVWASARWDGLAIGLSAASQAAVGPLLARIPGVPHEATAPAVTPLPGRIWHTLETHGDEHAALLFCPSPTLDLPDEAAWRLLAHLSQTPYYQRLRVELQLGYAVFSGLKQIDGWTGLLLGAQSPETSAAQLVSHMEQFLTELPAVIEKTDDATLASQQQALARQMQIAALPCAQAAELLWQGKLAGHPADFPERLADAILGMQRKDLVNAARRLIDALGGRYCLSNAPSPGDPWRAAK, from the coding sequence ATGCCGGCCCCCGACTACCTCCGCCCCCATACCGAAACCCTGGCCAACGGCCTGCAAGTGACGTTGCGCCATGCACCCGACCTCAAGCGCAGCGCTGCGGTGTTGCGCGTGGCGGCCGGCAGTCATGATGCCCCCGAGGCCTGGCCGGGCCTCGCGCATTTTCTCGAACATCTTTTCTTCCTCGGGACAGAACGTTTTCCCAGCGGGCAGAACCTGATGGCCTACGTGCGGGACCACGGCGGGCAAGTCAACGCGCGTACCAGCGAGCGCACCACGGACTTTTTCATCGAGCTGCCGCCTGCTGCCCTGGCGGACGGGTTGAAGCGTCTGGCAGACATGCTTGCTCATCCCCGACTGGATGAAGCCGACCAGTTACGCGAGCGGGAAGTACTGCACGCCGAATTCATCGCCTGGTCCGGGGACGCCGCCGCCCAGCACCAGGTTGCCCTGTATGACGGATTGTCGGCGGCTCATCCGCTGCGGGGCTTTCACGCTGGCAATCGCGACAGCCTCGCTGTACCACAGCCTGAATTTCAAACGGCGCTGCGCGGTTTCCATCAGCGTTTCTACCAGAGCGGTCAGATGACCTTGAGCCTCGCCGGTCCGCAAAGCCTCGAAACAATGAAGGCGCTGGCCGATCAATTCGCTACAAGCATGCCCATCGGAAAAGCGCCGACCAGGCAATCGCCGCCGAGGCTAATGACGGCGCCAGGCATGGTTTATCAACAAGTTCGGGAAGGCCGCCTCGATTTGCTCTTTGCCCTCGAACACTTGCCTGGCGCCTCGCCTCAAGCATTGGCCTTCCTGTGTCACTGGCTGAACTCCAGCAAACCGGGCGGCTTGCTCGCGACATTGCGCCAACGCGGTCTGGCCGACAGCCTCAAGGCTTCTCCGCTGTATGAATTTGCCGGTCAGGCACTGCTGCACATCGAGCTCAAGCTCGACAGCGGCCAGGTATCGTCGGCTATCGAGCCGTTGCTGCGCGACTGGCTGGGGTTCTTTGCCGGCCATGACGACTGGGCGCCCTTGCGCGAGGAATTCAATGCGCTGCTGCAGCGCCGTCAGGAAACGGCAACGGCCCTGCAGCTGGCGCGTTGGGACAGCGAAGGATCTGCCGGGGCTCTATCGGAAAACGACTTGATACGAATTCGAGAAATCCTCAAGCAACTGCAGCCTGCGGATCAGGTCGCCGAACAATGGCAACTGCCCTCGCCCAACCCGTTCCTGCAAGCGCCAAGCGAGCCGCCCCGCGCCGGTTTGATACGCGGCCAGACCAGCGCCCACCGTGGCCTGCGCACGTTTGCACAAGACCGCAGCCGCGGCCGGCGGGAACGCTCGCCCATGCAGTTCAGCCAGGCATTGCCGGACTCCCGGGAAAGTGCGGTGTATGTGCGCTGGCAACTGGAGACCCAGGTACCGCTCGATTTTCAACCCAGACTCGATCGGCACCTGGCGGATTTGTGCGAGGACGCCCGGCAGGCAGGCGTGGACATCACTTTCGAAACCTTTAGCGATCGATGGCTGCTGAAGCTGGTCGGTTTGCAAGCACCGATGCCGTTGGTGCTTGAGCACCTGCTGACGAAGCTGGATGAGCCGCTGCCATCCGTTCAGGCCAGGAACGAAACGCCCCCGATGCCGATTCGACATTTGCTGCGGGAATTGCCGGATCACTATCAGCAGAACCTGCGGCATGCAGAGCTGCCACCGCCCGGCGGCGAACAAGACGTCTGGGCAAGCGCCCGCTGGGACGGCCTGGCCATCGGTCTGTCGGCTGCTTCCCAAGCGGCTGTGGGCCCGTTGTTGGCCCGGATTCCTGGCGTGCCCCACGAGGCGACGGCGCCAGCGGTGACGCCTTTACCGGGGCGGATCTGGCACACCCTCGAGACCCATGGCGATGAACACGCCGCGTTGCTGTTTTGCCCCTCGCCCACGTTGGACTTGCCCGACGAAGCTGCCTGGCGATTGCTGGCTCATTTGTCCCAGACCCCGTACTACCAGCGCTTGAGGGTCGAGCTGCAGTTAGGTTATGCGGTGTTCAGTGGCTTGAAGCAAATCGATGGATGGACCGGCTTGTTGCTGGGTGCGCAATCGCCCGAGACGTCGGCCGCGCAGTTGGTCAGCCATATGGAGCAGTTTCTGACCGAGCTCCCCGCCGTGATCGAAAAAACCGACGATGCAACCCTGGCCAGCCAACAACAAGCCCTGGCCCGCCAGATGCAAATCGCCGCGTTGCCCTGCGCCCAGGCGGCCGAGCTACTCTGGCAAGGAAAACTGGCCGGCCACCCGGCAGACTTCCCTGAGCGACTGGCCGATGCCATCCTCGGCATGCAGCGCAAAGACCTGGTGAATGCCGCGCGCCGCTTGATCGACGCGCTGGGAGGACGTTATTGCCTCAGCAACGCGCCGAGCCCGGGCGACCCCTGGCGAGCGGCCAAATGA
- the pqqE gene encoding pyrroloquinoline quinone biosynthesis protein PqqE: MPEKPAVGLPLWLLAELTYRCPLQCPYCSNPLDFAEQGKELSTEQWFKVFREAREMGAAQLGFSGGEPLVRQDLAELIGEARKLGFYTNLITSGIGLTEQKISDFKKAGLDHIQISFQASDEQVNNLLAGSKKAFAQKLEMARAVKAHGYPMVLNFVTHRHNIDKIDRIIELCIALEADFVELATCQFYGWAHLNRVGLLPTREQLVRAERITNEYRARLEAEGNPCKLIFVTPDYYEERPKACMNGWGSIFLTVTPDGTALPCHGARQMPVQFPNVRDHSMQHIWYDSFGFNRFRGYDWMPEPCRSCDEKEKDFGGCRCQAFMLTGDASNADPVCSKSAHHGMILQAREDAEHATQTIEQLAFRNERNSRLIVKG, translated from the coding sequence TTGCCTGAGAAGCCCGCCGTCGGCTTGCCGCTGTGGCTGCTGGCCGAGCTGACCTATCGCTGCCCGCTGCAATGCCCGTACTGCTCCAACCCGCTGGACTTTGCCGAACAAGGCAAGGAGCTGAGCACCGAGCAATGGTTCAAGGTCTTTCGCGAGGCCCGGGAGATGGGCGCCGCGCAACTGGGCTTTTCCGGTGGCGAGCCGTTGGTGCGCCAGGACCTCGCCGAGCTGATCGGCGAGGCGCGCAAGCTAGGCTTCTACACCAATCTGATCACCTCCGGCATCGGTTTGACCGAACAGAAAATCAGCGATTTCAAGAAGGCCGGCCTCGACCACATCCAGATCAGTTTCCAGGCCAGCGACGAGCAGGTGAACAACCTGCTGGCCGGTTCGAAAAAAGCTTTCGCACAAAAGCTGGAGATGGCCCGGGCGGTGAAGGCCCATGGTTATCCGATGGTGCTGAACTTCGTCACCCATCGGCACAACATCGACAAGATCGACCGCATCATCGAGCTGTGCATCGCCCTGGAAGCCGACTTTGTCGAACTCGCCACCTGTCAGTTCTATGGCTGGGCACACCTCAACCGCGTCGGCCTGCTGCCCACGCGGGAACAACTGGTGCGTGCCGAGCGCATCACCAATGAATACCGGGCCAGGCTCGAGGCCGAAGGTAACCCGTGCAAATTGATCTTCGTGACCCCGGATTATTATGAAGAGCGTCCCAAGGCCTGCATGAACGGCTGGGGCAGCATCTTCCTGACCGTTACCCCGGATGGCACGGCGCTGCCTTGCCATGGCGCCCGGCAGATGCCGGTGCAATTCCCGAATGTGCGTGACCACAGCATGCAACACATCTGGTACGACTCGTTCGGCTTCAACCGTTTCCGCGGTTATGACTGGATGCCCGAGCCCTGCCGCTCGTGCGATGAAAAAGAAAAGGATTTCGGCGGCTGTCGCTGCCAGGCGTTCATGCTCACCGGTGACGCCAGCAATGCCGATCCGGTGTGCAGCAAATCCGCGCACCACGGGATGATTCTCCAGGCTCGCGAAGACGCCGAGCATGCCACGCAAACCATTGAACAACTGGCCTTTCGCAATGAACGAAACTCGCGCCTCATCGTTAAAGGCTGA
- a CDS encoding carbon-nitrogen hydrolase family protein has translation MRVALYQCPPLPMDPAGNLQRLHQVALEARGADILVLPEMFLTGYNIGVDAVNVLAEVYNGEWAQQIGRIAKAAGLAIVYGYPERSEDGQIYNAVQLIDAHGERLANYRKSHLFGDLDHTMFSAGNAALPIVELNGWKLGFLICYDLEFPENARRLALAGAELILVPTANMQPYEFIADVTVRARAIENQCFVAYANYCGHEGELRYCGQSSIAAPDGSRPALAGLDEALIVGELDRQLMNDSRAAYNYLHDRRPALYGDLHKH, from the coding sequence ATGCGCGTAGCCCTCTACCAATGCCCACCGCTGCCAATGGATCCGGCCGGCAACCTGCAGCGCCTGCACCAAGTCGCGCTGGAGGCCCGAGGCGCTGACATATTGGTGCTGCCGGAGATGTTCCTGACCGGCTATAACATCGGCGTCGATGCGGTGAACGTACTGGCCGAGGTCTACAACGGCGAATGGGCCCAGCAGATTGGCCGCATCGCCAAGGCGGCCGGCCTGGCGATTGTTTATGGCTACCCCGAACGCAGCGAAGACGGACAGATCTACAACGCCGTGCAACTGATCGACGCCCACGGCGAACGCCTCGCCAACTATCGCAAGAGCCACCTGTTCGGCGACCTCGACCATACGATGTTCAGCGCCGGGAATGCGGCGCTGCCCATTGTCGAGCTCAACGGTTGGAAGCTCGGTTTCCTGATCTGCTATGACCTGGAGTTCCCGGAAAACGCCCGGCGGCTGGCCTTGGCGGGTGCCGAGCTGATCCTGGTGCCGACCGCTAACATGCAGCCCTACGAGTTCATCGCCGACGTCACCGTGCGGGCACGGGCCATTGAAAACCAGTGTTTCGTGGCCTACGCCAACTACTGTGGTCACGAAGGTGAATTGCGCTATTGCGGCCAGAGCAGCATCGCCGCGCCGGACGGCAGCCGCCCGGCCCTGGCGGGGCTGGACGAGGCGTTGATCGTCGGCGAACTGGATCGACAGCTGATGAATGACTCGCGCGCGGCCTACAACTACCTGCACGACCGTCGCCCGGCGCTCTACGGCGACTTGCACAAACACTGA
- the pqqD gene encoding pyrroloquinoline quinone biosynthesis peptide chaperone PqqD codes for MSFDRSKKPQWRPGYRFQYEPAQKGHVLLYPEGMIKLNDSAALIGGLIDGERDVAAIIGELEKQFPDVPELGDDIEQFMEVARAQHWITLA; via the coding sequence ATGAGCTTCGACCGCAGCAAGAAACCTCAGTGGCGTCCCGGCTATCGCTTCCAATACGAACCGGCCCAGAAAGGCCATGTGCTGCTTTATCCTGAAGGCATGATCAAGCTCAACGACAGCGCTGCGCTGATCGGCGGCCTGATCGATGGTGAACGGGATGTCGCGGCGATCATTGGCGAGCTGGAGAAGCAATTCCCGGACGTGCCGGAACTCGGTGACGACATCGAGCAATTCATGGAGGTCGCCCGTGCACAGCACTGGATCACCCTTGCCTGA
- a CDS encoding NAD(P)/FAD-dependent oxidoreductase has protein sequence MNKHNRHPADGKKPITIFGPDFPFAFDDWIEHPAGLGVIPEHNHGAEVAIVGAGIAGLVAAYELMKLGLKPVVYEASKMGGRLRSQAFNGAEGIVAELGGMRFPVSSTAFYHYVDKLGLETKPFPNPLTSASGSTVIDLEGQTYYAEKMADLPALFQEVADAWADALEDGSRFSEIQQAIRERDVPRLKALWNTLVPLWDDRTFYDFVATSKAFAKLSFQHREVFGQVGFGTGGWDSDFPNSMLEIFRVVMTNCDDHQHLVVGGVEQVPQGIWRHVPERCVHWPEGTSLNSLHLGAPRSGVKRIARADDGRFSVTDVWGDTREYAAVLVTCQTWLLTTQIECEEALFSQKMWMALDRTRYMQSSKTFVMVDRPFWKDKDPETGRDLMSMTLTDRLTRGTYLFDNGDNKPGVICLSYSWMSDALKMLPYPVEKRVKLALDALKKIYPKVDIAARIIGEPITVSWEADPYFLGAFKGALPGHYRYNQRMYAHFMQGDMPAEQKGIFIAGDDVSWTPAWVEGAVQTSLNAVWGIMKHFGGETHAENPGPGDVFDEIGPIALPE, from the coding sequence ATGAACAAGCACAATCGCCACCCAGCAGACGGCAAGAAGCCCATCACCATTTTCGGGCCGGACTTTCCTTTCGCCTTTGACGACTGGATCGAGCACCCGGCCGGCCTGGGGGTCATTCCCGAACACAACCACGGGGCTGAAGTGGCGATCGTCGGCGCGGGCATCGCCGGCCTCGTAGCCGCTTACGAATTGATGAAGCTGGGCCTCAAACCGGTGGTCTACGAGGCGTCGAAGATGGGCGGACGCCTGCGCTCCCAAGCGTTCAACGGCGCCGAAGGCATCGTTGCCGAGCTCGGTGGCATGCGTTTTCCGGTGTCGTCCACGGCGTTCTACCACTACGTCGACAAACTGGGCCTGGAGACCAAACCGTTCCCCAACCCGTTGACCTCGGCCTCGGGCAGTACCGTTATCGATCTGGAAGGGCAGACTTACTACGCAGAAAAAATGGCCGACCTCCCTGCGCTGTTCCAGGAAGTCGCCGACGCCTGGGCCGATGCCCTGGAGGATGGCTCGCGTTTCAGCGAGATCCAGCAAGCGATCCGCGAGCGCGACGTACCGCGCCTCAAAGCGCTGTGGAACACCCTGGTACCGCTGTGGGATGACCGCACGTTCTACGATTTCGTCGCCACCTCCAAGGCGTTCGCCAAGCTGTCTTTCCAGCACCGCGAAGTGTTCGGCCAGGTCGGCTTCGGAACAGGCGGCTGGGACTCGGACTTCCCCAACTCGATGCTGGAAATCTTTCGCGTGGTGATGACCAACTGCGACGATCACCAGCATCTGGTGGTCGGCGGCGTGGAACAGGTACCGCAGGGAATCTGGAGACATGTGCCGGAGCGTTGCGTGCATTGGCCGGAAGGCACCAGCCTGAATTCGTTGCACCTGGGCGCGCCACGCAGCGGGGTGAAGCGTATCGCTCGCGCCGACGACGGCCGATTCAGCGTGACCGACGTCTGGGGCGATACGCGCGAATACGCCGCCGTGCTGGTCACCTGCCAGACCTGGCTGCTGACCACCCAGATCGAGTGTGAAGAAGCGCTGTTCTCGCAAAAAATGTGGATGGCCCTGGACCGCACCCGCTACATGCAATCCTCCAAGACCTTCGTGATGGTCGACCGGCCATTCTGGAAGGACAAGGACCCGGAAACCGGCCGCGACCTGATGAGCATGACCCTCACCGATCGCCTGACCCGTGGCACCTACCTGTTCGACAACGGCGACAACAAGCCGGGGGTCATCTGCCTGTCGTATTCCTGGATGAGCGATGCGCTGAAAATGCTCCCGTACCCGGTGGAAAAACGCGTCAAGCTGGCCCTGGATGCGCTGAAGAAAATCTATCCGAAGGTGGACATCGCCGCGCGGATCATTGGCGAACCGATCACCGTGTCCTGGGAAGCCGACCCGTATTTCCTCGGTGCCTTCAAGGGCGCGCTACCCGGCCACTATCGTTACAACCAGCGCATGTACGCGCATTTCATGCAGGGCGACATGCCGGCCGAACAAAAAGGGATCTTTATCGCCGGCGACGACGTCTCATGGACACCCGCCTGGGTTGAAGGCGCGGTGCAGACCTCGCTCAATGCCGTGTGGGGAATAATGAAACACTTCGGCGGTGAAACCCATGCCGAGAACCCGGGTCCAGGGGATGTGTTCGACGAAATCGGTCCGATCGCCCTGCCCGAATAA
- the pqqB gene encoding pyrroloquinoline quinone biosynthesis protein PqqB — protein MFVQILGSAAGGGFPQWNCNCANCAGFRDGSLRAQARTQSSIAISDDGVSWVLCNASPDIRAQLQGFAPMQPGRALRDTGIGAIILMDSQIDHTTGLLSLREGCPHQVWCTDMVHEDLSTGFPLFNMLTHWNGGLSWNRIELDQSFTVPACPNLRFTPLPLRSAAPPYSPHRFDPHPGDNIGLIVEDLRSGGKLFYAPGLGKVDEPLLQIMAGSDCLLVDGTMWDDDEMQRRGVGTRTGREMGHLAQSGPGGMLEVLEQLPEQRKVLIHINNTNPILDEDSPERAELVRRRIEVAYDGMSIEL, from the coding sequence ATGTTCGTCCAGATTCTAGGTTCCGCCGCCGGCGGGGGCTTTCCCCAGTGGAACTGCAACTGCGCCAATTGCGCGGGTTTTCGCGACGGCAGCCTCCGAGCGCAGGCGCGCACCCAGTCGTCCATTGCAATTTCCGATGATGGCGTGAGCTGGGTCCTGTGCAACGCCTCGCCGGACATCCGCGCGCAACTCCAGGGTTTCGCCCCGATGCAGCCTGGGCGGGCGCTACGGGACACCGGCATCGGCGCGATCATCCTGATGGACAGCCAGATCGATCACACCACCGGCCTGCTCAGCCTGCGCGAAGGCTGCCCGCATCAGGTCTGGTGCACCGACATGGTCCATGAAGACCTGAGCACCGGTTTCCCGCTGTTCAATATGCTGACCCACTGGAACGGCGGCCTGAGCTGGAACCGCATCGAGCTGGACCAGAGCTTCACCGTCCCGGCCTGCCCGAACCTGCGCTTCACCCCGCTGCCGCTGCGCAGCGCCGCGCCGCCCTATTCACCGCACCGCTTCGATCCGCATCCGGGTGACAACATCGGGCTGATCGTTGAAGACCTGCGCAGCGGCGGCAAATTGTTCTATGCGCCGGGCCTGGGCAAGGTCGACGAACCGTTGCTGCAGATCATGGCCGGCAGCGACTGCCTGCTGGTGGACGGCACGATGTGGGACGACGACGAAATGCAACGCCGTGGCGTCGGCACTCGCACCGGTCGGGAGATGGGTCACCTGGCGCAGAGCGGTCCCGGAGGGATGCTGGAGGTGCTGGAGCAATTGCCCGAGCAGCGCAAGGTGCTCATCCATATCAACAACACCAACCCGATCCTGGACGAGGACTCGCCCGAGCGGGCCGAGCTGGTGCGACGCAGGATTGAAGTGGCCTATGACGGGATGAGTATTGAGTTGTAG
- a CDS encoding Lrp/AsnC family transcriptional regulator gives MTEIRPPVLDEIDRQLIAALQINARESVAMLARQLGIARTTVTSRLARLEKAKVITGYGVRLGQRVIDGGLQAYVGIKVQPRSGKDVLRRLSAMAQVQQLCAVSGEFDYVAWLRTDSPEQLDQLLDQIGSVDGVEKTTTSIILSSKIDRGQPV, from the coding sequence TTGACTGAGATCCGCCCTCCCGTCCTCGACGAAATCGACCGCCAGTTGATCGCAGCCCTGCAAATCAACGCGCGGGAAAGCGTCGCCATGCTCGCCCGACAATTGGGGATTGCCCGCACCACCGTGACCTCGCGCCTGGCTCGGCTGGAGAAAGCCAAGGTGATCACCGGGTACGGCGTGCGTCTCGGCCAGCGGGTGATCGATGGCGGTCTGCAGGCCTATGTCGGCATCAAGGTGCAGCCACGCTCCGGTAAAGATGTATTGCGACGCTTGAGCGCCATGGCGCAGGTCCAGCAGTTGTGCGCGGTCAGCGGCGAATTTGATTATGTGGCGTGGCTGCGCACCGATTCGCCGGAACAGCTGGATCAGTTGCTCGACCAGATCGGCAGCGTGGACGGGGTGGAGAAAACTACCACGTCGATCATTCTCAGCAGCAAGATCGATCGGGGCCAGCCGGTCTGA